From one Neofelis nebulosa isolate mNeoNeb1 chromosome 4, mNeoNeb1.pri, whole genome shotgun sequence genomic stretch:
- the INHBA gene encoding inhibin beta A chain, producing the protein MPLLWLRGFLLASCWIIVRSSPTPGSEGPSAAPDCPSCALATLPKDVPNSQPEMVEAVKKHILNMLHLKKRPEVTQPVPKAALLNAIRKLHVGKVGENGYVEIEDDIGRRAEMNELMEQTSEIITFAESGTARKTLHFEISKEGSDLSVVERAEVWLFLKVPKANRTRTKVTIQLLQKQPQGGVDVGEEAEEMGLMEERNEVLISEKVVDARKSTWHIFPVSSSIQRLLDQGKSSLDVRIACEQCHETGASLVLLGKKKKKDEEGEGKKKDGGDGGAGADEDKEQSHRPFLMLQARQSEDHPHRRRRRGLECDGKVNICCKKQFFVSFKDIGWNDWIIAPSGYHANYCEGECPSHIAGTSGSSLSFHSTVINHYRMRGHSPFANLKSCCVPTKLRPMSMLYYDDGQNIIKKDIQNMIVEECGCS; encoded by the exons ATGCCCTTGCTTTGGCTGCGAGGATTTCTGTTGGCGAGTTGCTGGATTATAGTGAGGAGTTCCCCCACCCCGGGATCCGAGGGGCCCAGCGCAGCCCCCGACTGCCCGTCCTGCGCGCTGGCCACCCTGCCAAAGGATGTACCCAACTCTCAGCCGGAGATGGTGGAGGCCgtcaagaaacacattttaaacatgCTGCACTTGAAGAAGAGACCCGAAGTCACCCAGCCGGTGCCCAAGGCGGCGCTTCTGAACGCGATCAGGAAGCTCCATGTGGGCAAAGTGGGGGAGAACGGGTACGTGGAGATAGAGGATGACATCGGCAGGAGGGCAGAAATGAATGAACTCATGGAGCAGACCTCGGAGATCATCACGTTCGCGGAGTCAG GCACAGCCAGGAAAACACTGCACTTTGAGATTTCCAAAGAAGGCAGTGACCTGTCGGTGGTGGAACGCGCAGAAGTCTGGCTCTTCCTCAAAGTCCCCAAGGCCAACAGGACCAGGACCAAAGTCACCATCCAGCTCTTGCAGAAACAACCCCAGGGCGGCGTGGACgtaggggaggaggcagaggaaatgggCTTGATGGAGGAGAGAAACGAGGTGTTGATATCGGAAAAGGTGGTGGATGCCCGGAAGAGCACGTGGCACATCTTCCCCGTCTCCAGCAGCATCCAGCGGTTGCTGGACCAGGGCAAGAGCTCCCTGGACGTTCGGATTGCCTGTGAGCAGTGCCACGAGACGGGCGCCAGCCTGGTGCTcctggggaagaagaagaagaaggatgaGGAGGGCGAAGGGAAGAAGAAGGACGGAGGAGacggaggggcaggggcagacgaGGACAAGGAGCAGTCCCACAGACCTTTCCTCATGCTGCAGGCCCGCCAGTCTGAAGACCACCCTCATCGGCGGCGGAGGCGGGGCTTGGAGTGTGACGGCAAGGTCAACATCTGCTGTAAGAAACAGTTCTTTGTTAGTTTCAAGGACATTGGCTGGAATGACTGGATCATCGCTCCCTCCGGCTATCACGCCAACTACTGCGAGGGTGAGTGCCCGAGCCACATAGCAGGCACATCTGGGTCCTCGCTCTCCTTTCACTCGACCGTCATCAACCACTACCGCATGCGGGGCCACAGCCCCTTCGCCAACCTCAAGTCGTGCTGTGTGCCCACCAAGCTGAGACCCATGTCCATGCTGTACTATGATGATGGGCAGAACATCATCAAAAAGGACATTCAGAACATGATAGTGGAGGAGTGTGGGTGCTCATAG